The proteins below are encoded in one region of Halocatena salina:
- a CDS encoding iron-containing alcohol dehydrogenase family protein gives MTTDSFRFEYEPGTIVYGRESVATMGEELARRDVDRALLVTGSTVGNTPSVVDPVREGVGDRLAGVFAKTTPEKRLNTVLDGVERLRTSDADAVVSLGGGSSLDVATVMSVLATDDRSRETIRSEFLESGFISHPETDVLPVFVVPTTLAGADLSIAAGITADPDDRPTVHGGVFDERLMPEALVYDPALIETTPHEILCASAMNGFDKGIESLYAPNRTPITDATAMRGLTLLAEGLPRLGSGAHDNALHDAIEGTILVQYGVSRNTGSTLSLIHAFGHGISRGYDVQQGAAHAIIAPHALELLFDRVDGRCAKIAAALGVGASDDPATAVIDAVTDVRDSLGLPARLRSVPDLSREELSAVANAVVTDGLMENTPNGLDPTESEIKAVLENAW, from the coding sequence ATGACGACTGATTCGTTCAGGTTCGAGTATGAACCGGGAACGATCGTGTACGGTCGTGAGAGTGTTGCCACGATGGGTGAGGAGCTCGCTCGTCGGGATGTCGATCGCGCGCTCCTCGTCACCGGCTCCACGGTTGGGAACACCCCTAGCGTCGTAGACCCGGTTCGAGAAGGGGTTGGCGACCGGCTGGCTGGCGTGTTCGCAAAGACGACGCCCGAAAAGCGATTGAACACTGTACTCGATGGCGTTGAGCGGTTGCGTACGAGTGATGCCGACGCGGTGGTGAGTCTCGGCGGGGGAAGCAGTCTCGACGTAGCGACGGTTATGAGCGTGCTTGCGACCGACGACCGCTCGCGAGAGACGATCCGATCCGAGTTTCTCGAATCGGGATTCATCTCTCATCCCGAAACGGACGTGCTACCCGTGTTCGTGGTACCAACCACGTTGGCCGGTGCAGATCTCTCAATTGCTGCTGGAATCACTGCTGATCCCGACGACCGGCCGACGGTTCATGGTGGCGTGTTCGACGAGCGGCTCATGCCCGAGGCACTCGTGTACGATCCGGCGTTGATCGAGACGACGCCCCATGAGATCCTGTGTGCCTCTGCGATGAACGGCTTTGATAAAGGGATCGAATCGCTGTACGCACCGAACCGGACGCCCATCACGGACGCGACGGCGATGCGGGGGCTAACGTTGCTTGCCGAGGGCCTTCCGCGACTCGGCTCCGGTGCGCACGACAACGCACTTCACGACGCGATCGAGGGAACGATACTAGTACAGTACGGCGTTTCGCGGAACACTGGATCGACGCTGTCGCTGATTCACGCGTTCGGTCACGGTATCTCCCGTGGCTACGATGTCCAGCAGGGTGCAGCCCATGCCATCATCGCACCCCACGCGCTTGAACTGTTGTTCGATCGGGTCGACGGTCGGTGCGCGAAGATCGCTGCTGCGCTCGGTGTCGGTGCGAGCGACGACCCAGCCACGGCCGTCATCGATGCGGTCACTGACGTCCGTGATTCGCTCGGTCTGCCTGCCCGTCTCCGATCCGTACCGGATCTCTCACGGGAAGAGCTGTCAGCGGTCGCAAATGCAGTTGTCACTGACGGACTGATGGAAAACACGCCGAACGGACTCGATCCGACGGAATCGGAGATCAAAGCCGTTCTCGAAAACGCGTGGTGA
- a CDS encoding dicarboxylate/amino acid:cation symporter, giving the protein MSDAEHLVIRLWHRYRSVPIVYRLAISFVLGVGVAFTVGAPATRLAPVGDLFLTLLEMIVVPVVVFSLLAGVRRLSPRQMGRVGGIVLGLYAVTTAVAGSIGLAVANLLEPGRSVTFTGGKAQSAQPPSISEVLLGVVPDNPVDALASGDLLSIIFFVIVFGIALAIAQDRAEEGTLRDGTDETVIRDGAETFFKLAETGMEAMFILVWGVMEYGVIGVFALVASELAGKDVGAILALGSLVAVVFVGVFIHITVTYLGVIVGGLLGESPMAFLRGTKNAMITAFSIRSSSATLPVTMTDAEERLRIDESVYGFSLPFGSTANMDGAAIRQAVTVVFAANVVGQPLGLGDQVAILLVTVLISIGTAGVPGAGLIMLTIVLQQAGLPLTVVGFVAAVDPVLGRIATMNNVTGDLAVSTLAAKWTDAIDFQDGVWTTTEPGSSNPAVADE; this is encoded by the coding sequence ATGTCGGACGCTGAGCACCTGGTAATTCGTCTGTGGCATCGATATCGCTCGGTGCCGATCGTCTATCGACTCGCTATCTCATTCGTTCTCGGTGTTGGGGTCGCGTTTACGGTCGGTGCTCCAGCCACACGGCTCGCACCAGTGGGTGATCTCTTTTTGACGCTGTTGGAGATGATCGTAGTACCGGTCGTCGTGTTCAGTTTGCTCGCTGGTGTCCGTCGGCTGTCGCCGAGACAGATGGGACGCGTCGGCGGTATCGTTCTCGGGTTGTATGCAGTAACGACGGCCGTTGCAGGGAGCATCGGGCTGGCAGTTGCGAACCTCCTCGAACCGGGACGAAGTGTCACCTTTACCGGCGGTAAAGCGCAGTCCGCCCAGCCCCCGAGCATCAGTGAGGTGCTCCTTGGTGTGGTTCCGGACAATCCGGTCGATGCGCTGGCTAGCGGCGATCTCCTTTCCATCATTTTCTTCGTGATCGTCTTCGGAATCGCACTCGCCATCGCTCAAGATCGGGCCGAGGAGGGTACCCTTCGTGATGGTACCGACGAGACGGTGATCCGTGATGGTGCCGAGACGTTCTTCAAGCTTGCCGAAACCGGGATGGAGGCGATGTTCATCCTCGTGTGGGGAGTGATGGAATACGGTGTGATCGGCGTCTTTGCGCTCGTCGCCTCCGAGCTGGCGGGCAAAGACGTTGGTGCCATCCTCGCACTCGGATCGCTCGTCGCAGTGGTGTTCGTCGGCGTCTTCATCCACATTACCGTTACGTATCTCGGCGTCATCGTTGGAGGACTGTTGGGAGAGTCTCCGATGGCGTTTCTACGCGGTACGAAGAACGCGATGATCACGGCGTTCAGCATTCGCTCCTCAAGCGCCACGCTGCCCGTGACGATGACCGATGCTGAAGAGCGGTTGCGCATCGACGAGAGCGTCTATGGTTTCTCGCTCCCGTTTGGATCGACGGCCAACATGGACGGTGCGGCGATCCGACAGGCGGTGACAGTCGTCTTTGCCGCCAACGTCGTCGGACAGCCACTCGGACTCGGTGATCAGGTGGCGATCCTCCTCGTCACGGTGTTGATCAGTATCGGTACCGCTGGCGTTCCCGGTGCGGGGTTGATCATGCTGACGATCGTGCTCCAACAAGCGGGCCTTCCCCTGACCGTTGTCGGGTTCGTCGCCGCTGTCGATCCGGTGCTCGGTCGGATAGCGACGATGAACAACGTCACCGGTGATCTTGCGGTGTCGACGCTGGCTGCCAAGTGGACAGACGCGATCGATTTTCAAGACGGCGTCTGGACCACCACCGAACCGGGATCGTCGAACCCTGCTGTGGCCGATGAGTAA
- a CDS encoding non-histone chromosomal MC1 family protein: MARSTDDKRNFALRESGGQETSVFSGRTPRQAALKAARRLEPASSEDEAQRTKIELREKGTKKVHIYEGWAWEEDAPDDKPDWMPDRITEANVSKQGIEHLEEI, translated from the coding sequence ATGGCACGCAGTACGGATGACAAACGAAACTTTGCCCTTCGTGAGTCGGGGGGCCAGGAGACGAGCGTTTTCTCCGGTCGAACGCCACGTCAGGCAGCACTGAAGGCAGCTCGACGACTCGAGCCAGCATCGTCGGAAGATGAGGCTCAACGCACGAAGATCGAGCTCCGAGAGAAGGGGACGAAGAAGGTTCATATCTACGAAGGCTGGGCGTGGGAAGAAGATGCTCCTGACGACAAACCTGATTGGATGCCCGACCGAATCACAGAGGCCAACGTTTCGAAGCAAGGTATCGAACACCTAGAGGAGATCTGA
- a CDS encoding AbrB/MazE/SpoVT family DNA-binding domain-containing protein, whose protein sequence is MVRKKTLSPSGAKDDNGEYHNVHLNLHEDELTVAGMEIGDEVFVRVRDNKIIIQKADDDEDLEHEF, encoded by the coding sequence ATGGTGCGAAAGAAAACGCTCAGTCCGAGCGGTGCCAAGGACGACAACGGCGAGTACCACAACGTACACTTGAACCTCCACGAGGACGAGCTGACGGTTGCGGGTATGGAGATCGGTGATGAGGTGTTCGTGCGGGTGCGGGACAATAAGATCATCATCCAGAAAGCGGACGATGATGAGGATCTCGAACACGAATTCTGA